Part of the Amblyomma americanum isolate KBUSLIRL-KWMA chromosome 7, ASM5285725v1, whole genome shotgun sequence genome, TTCTTTAGCAAAGTGGCACTCTGTTTTTTAATTTCATATGAATGGATATGCACATGAAAGGCCAATATTACTCTGCTGCCAAAGGTGACCAAATGCGTGACCTGTGCATGTTACGGACAGTGTTATGCTTGAGCTGTAGTGGTCGCTCTTTCTTCTGCACCTATGTTACCGAGGTTGGAGGGTGTTAAGTAGCGCCAGTACATGCCCTGGTGGTGAATATGTGACACATGCTATCAGGCTACAGGTGCCATGTGGAATGTGGGTGCAAGAAAAAGAGGGCAGCTGGGCTATAAACAATCTTGTGCTATGTAACACGTATGAGACTGCAAGTCCAAGACTATTACTTTGCAATGATGTAAGGAGGACAGTGAAGAACAAAGGGCTGTGAAAGAAATTAATGAAAGCAGGCAACTGTTATTGAGACCTTGTGTTGCGCTACCATTTTGTATTCCAAACAATCGGAAGGAGTTAACGATGCAATTTGTGGACACGTTGCCTCCTGTGAGTACACAACTTGGCAGTGTGGGCACATCATGTTGCTATATTTAGAGTAATGCAGGATACACTTTCATACAAAGTTGCGCACGATCACGGAAAAACGATACACTAGAGCATCTCTTATACATATTCGCTTGAAATGTGGTTGAGTTTCGAACATAATCACAATAATTCCCTAACCCTGCCAGCATCAAAAGTATAATGTGTGTGTTTCATTGCTCAATCCATGGTGGCATTTACTGTGAACCTATTAGCATGTACAGGCACCCACAGACTTAACACGAATGACTGAAAGTGTGGCTTGgactgccgccagcgccacgaaGCAATAGTCATCAGGTGCGAGGTAATGCTCTGGCTACCTTTACGGCGGGTGATGATAGCTGGTGCGAAGCTGTGCTTTCTGACCGCTTTTTTGCCTATGCCCGATCGGCACGTAGACATCGCATTTGTTACGGGTGCGTTTCTTCCTGTTTTGGTCACCGATGCGGCCTCGCACGCTCTGGCAGCTTGCGTTGCAGTTTTCTCGTGGCTTCACCCAAAATTGCGCGTTAAGCTGCCTCAGCTCGTGCGTCTTGCAAGTTTGGTCCGAAGGCTGCCGATCTAACAAGATAAATGCTATGAGCAGTGTGGTTTGCTTCCAAGTTCACTCATATATGCTGGAACTTCAGGCAGTGCACCACGCTGCTCATAATATTTATTTTCTTAGATCGGCAGCCTTTGGACCAAACTTGCAAGGTGTGCGAGCTGAGGCAGCTTAACGTAATTTTGGGTTAAGCCATGAGAAAACTTCAACGCGCTCTGCCAAGGCATGTGAGGCCGGAGAAATGCCCTGCAGTGAGTACGCTTTCTACGCACGAACGGAAAAGCAGTCAAAGCAAGCTGCGCACCAGCTATCAGCTGCCCTAAATGCACCGAGAGCATTATCTCACTCCCGGTAACTATCGCTTCGTGGTTCTGGTGGCAGTCCAAGCCATGCTTTTCGTCATTTGTGTTAAGTCTGTGGCACAAGGTGTGGTTGAGCTCAGATATCAAAGCACTTCAAGTCTTGTGGTGCTGCAAATAGCAAAGTAAAATGGTGGTGTAATATGAGTGCTTTTTGTGAAGGAGCATTGATTTACCAGAAAGCAGAAACATCAGTTGGTTAAATAAGGATGCATTTCGAGTCACTAGTGCAATAGTACCATTTTCACCATATTCTGTGTAGAAGGTCATAATAACTGCACCCAATTAGCAGTGTTGCTAGCACTGTGCTTTTTACACTGTCTAGTTTAAAAAGTCAGATATGAGATAATTCCAACTTAGAGAATTCATCAGTAGATTACAAGCACTGCAAGTCACGCCAAAAGCTGTAGCGAATAAATTTTCTATTCTGTTCAAAGATTATGTGCAATGATGTCAAGTGTGTTATTACTTCTATATGAAGTGCAGTTTTCTTGACGATACACTACCATTATGCTACCAATCGGGCTACAGGAAAAATTTtccagtcatgcaggcattatgtATAACCACATTTTAAAAGGTTATGCAAATGTGCTGTAAAGTATGCACGGCGACTCTATCTTCATACAAAGACTCTTCAGGACTATAAAAAGAACTTGCATAGCTTTTGCATATATAAGTTTAAGTTTaaatttgctgaaaatttttgtaACTCAAGACTATAACTTCATCACTGAACCTGAATTTGCAAATCCCGTCTATATTTAATGAAAGTGAACTGCAAAATGCTGCAATTCACCGAGTCAGATACATTGCATAATTCTGCACAAGAAATGAACTCCTTacttatttttgtgtttgtgcaATTCCATTACCACACCTACTTTTCTGTAGAATTTATTTTATTGCATTTCATGCAATTTTTTTGTGGTGCACATCACCATGTTCTGAAACCTTGGATTACACACTTCAGCTATTGCGATTCTTCTAAGAATTAAAAAAGCTGGATTTGTTCAGCTACGTTTTTCTTaccattttttattttgtgtaacTCTTCTGTAGCACTGGGCAGAGCCAACGTACAATGTGCACTTCAGGCTGCTGACCTGTATTACAAACCTCAATGACGTGCATTGATTCCCATATGGCATTTCTTGTTGCGCAGGTGGTGAAGGAAGTCTTATTGCCAGTGCTGGCTCCGTGTTTGGTGTTGGCACTGACATTGGTGGCAGCATTCGGATGCCAGCATTTTTCAATGGCATCTTTGGCCACAAGGCTACCAGAGGTCAGCCACACTTTCCATCTTGTTTGGACTATTGTTGTTGCTGCCATTAAATAGTTTGTTTCTGCCGTATTTCAGTGCAGTCTTAGCACAATGGTCAGAAGGGTTTTAGTGCCTCATAACTGCAAAATGGAATATGCTCATCTCTTCATTCTCAGTGAATATGTAAAACCAACGTAGGTCccattatttttttgtgtgttcgcTTCATACCATGCTAGCTTGGAAAACCTGAAAAAGCACTGTGAAGCTGGACAGTGGGAAAATTGCTGAACACTTTTTGTTATTGGATGCTGTATTCAAACCTGTGAGGCAAATTTTATTCTCGTTTTGTAAATGCTAGCATCTCCTACGAAGCTTTTCCTTTCTGATCTATGAATGCCAGTCTTAACACTGCAGTGCCCATAGCATTGTTGAACCTGCTCAACATGGCATGCATGTCATCTCTGTAATCATATTAGTCATGTTTATAATCTGGAATCATCCTTACATGACATTCATAACCTGGCCAGCCATTCGTGCTGCATAGAGTTTTCTAATGTTCAGTGACAGCATTTTGttgataaataattttttttttcacacttaccTGTATAACAGTATGCAGTTATGTGGCCACAAGTACAGCATTGTGCAAGCACAGTGCTGAATAATGCTGAAAATGCATTTGATGAATTTTTTCCATGGAAGATATTTCACTGAAATTCACCCctgaaatcccccccccccccctctctttaaATGCCACTCTGGCAGTAGCTCTGCAATAGAAAAATGATGTAATGTTGTCTTATGCATTAAAACTGATTAATATTTGTAATCGCTAGCTGTAGCAGGTGTCACATGGCATCTCGCCACAGGTGGCTTTCTCCTCTCACTGCACTACGTCCCTTAGGCTCCTGGAATTCATTGTTAATCAAACCTTTATTTAACATCTGTAATGAGTGCTGATATCAAAAGCATGTGCACAAATTTATGCAGAATCAGCTGTCAAGGGTGGTTGTGATACCTAACAGGCTGTCCATTCGCAGGCATGCCCAGCCACATAACACAACATTTTTTTATGGAACAGAGAGCATGGCTTGCACAAGTTTATTGGCTTCATGACAACTGGTCACACGCGGCTTGCTTGTAACAACTGGACCTCCCTTTTCTTGTGTTTCTAAAAGCTCTTGCGTGCATGGTCGGATGTGAAATCAAATGCTCCTAATAGCAGAATGCTTTTCTTTCCTCCCTTTCATGTAAGAACTTGTTTTCTGGGGTTGGCTCCAGAAATGAGATATGGCACGAACACAGAGCGAAAACTTCAGTTGTTTCTTAAAGCCCGAGCTGCTGGTGTGTGACAAAGCTGCATGTGCACAGCCGTTGTTCAATATATACAGCCCAAGAAGTTTGCTTCTGAGTCATGCAATGTGCATTTCTAGTGCCTCTTGAAGTGTTAATCTCTGGAAAGGTGAGGATGAAAATTGCTCCCACCTGCGAGAGTTTTAGAATGGCCACGATGCGAAATCAGCCATGCTTCATGGCCCAGAAACAAACTGAGTAGGGTGTATAATTTTGCAACAGGCTgtatatgtgcgtgtgtgtgtgtgcacatcTGGCTAAGAATGTGCCTTTGTCGATACAGGGCTGGTTTCAAACAAGGGCCAGTACCCACCGGCACGTGATGACTCCCTGGATGCCTGCCTTGTGGCAGGCCCAATGTGCCGCTATGCCCGGGACCTGGCACCCATGCTGGCCGTAATGGCCGGGCCCCGTGCATCTCTGGTCCCCTTCAACACCAAGGTcagtggggaagggggggggggacttgtGCGATATTTGGGGAACATGTACTGACAGTAACAAATGAAACGCAAACAAGAAAACTGAAATGCCAGCACAAAAACACAAATATATGAGCTGCTGGAGATTGAATACAAAAGAGATTAACACTTAAGCTCCTGGAGAGGGAATACAAAAGTGATTAACACTTCTGAAGGGGCCAATACCCACAAATTGCGCATGTTGCTGTGTTTGTTGTTACAATGTCTGCTGTTACAATGTCTAAAGGAGTGTTCTCGCACCTTAGAAACAAAGTTAACCTATACTAGTAGTGAGCTTCCCCCTGTCAAGATTTTCTTAATTTGCTGTTTGTGTTTCAAGTGCCTTGAGTTGCTAATATCACATATTCACAACCAGTATTTCCGACTCTGTGGAGTccaaaagtttcatttttcgaCCTAACAAACGCGAGCAAACATCTTTGCCATAACCAGCAGTCATCGCCGTCCTCACTGACGTGGAAGGGGCCATCTTGCATTCATTGGCTTGGATGCGCTTGGCAATTTCTTtacctcgtttttttttattgcaacagtgtgcctgctggcataaggtATTTACAAATCAaggtacacactggactctcCAAGAATTACCTCATTGTTGCCACTTGAGTTACGGACATGCTCTATGTTATTACGGTGGTTTAAAACAATGCATGATTTTTGGCACATGATCACATCGATAATGGCACGATCGCCGCGTCTGCCGCAGCTCCGAAAAATTGGTCAGCATTTGTACTTTTCATGCGAGGAATAGTTGCGCTGAATGCGTCTAGTGAAGGCCCATCCAGAGACTGCAGGTGTGCAGGGCCAATAGAAATGCAGGGAAAGAGCATAGTGCTAGGTCGATTAACTGAAAAATGGCACAGTTCCCTCTTCAACAAGCTTCTTTGTGAAGGACTGGGCACATATCAGCGATGTTCTGACCTTAACTCTTTCAAATAAATTTTCATCCAAATAGCAATCATTGCACAAAAATAtatatacagtagccgacgggtaattcggacttgtaggatgtTTCGGATCACGATGAGGCACCGCCAGTCACCCCATAgcagcgcatacatattcgcgacggatatttcagACTTCAGAAGtccgaaagtttgatttttcggactaatttcagtcgcctgcgggccaaaatcggccatcatATCGACTTTTTgccagcgcaaaaggcgccatcttggattgaaatggatttacgctgcagttgaaTTGGCTTGACATAAGTTTGGTACCttattgttgccagtagaggtccctgcagtctctgacacttcgaggtggcagccggattgtcatcgccatcaacttgcttttgtcgccgacgttgtcgcgggcagttatcgttTGTCCCATAggctgaaaattggttgttgggggaaggaaattgtgcaggagctatctcacgtctcggcgggaagggataaaggagggacttaaggaagaaagaggtgccgtaatggagggctccggacgtgcacttacatcgcactgcacatgggcgccttagcgttttgcctccatcgaaatgcggccaccgcggtcatGTTCCAatccaggtactccggatcagtagccgagcaccctaacgaCTGAGCTAcccggcgggtctcatacgttcgctttttgtcacttgggtttctctgaccgcgtcgaccgaggggcgctcagtcttcacgaagttgcaTCCGTTCgctgttttgtgattgcgtccggcggctccgccgctttgaacgaaaagtgccttgtctttgcatgtgtttgacgagcggtgtggtgcacacttggGTTGTGGACATGGTCCCGCCGAGTCCGTCAAAGAAGCATGGGAAGTATtgcaactaaatgcggtgaccttgctgtttAGCGTGCGCAGTGAAAGCACTACTTTGgcacaaatacaggcgcaaatcgtcgccagcaagagaactttgccgcaaggtaaaatcagtgacatttttaagcagatttcatctcaataaagtgatttttttgtacttcacaaattacttcacggatttttcagactgtttgattattcggaccattttacAGGTCCCTTCAAGTCCGAAAAATCGATCGGTGACTGTATGGAGAAGATGTCGCTTAGAGTGATAAGAATGACCAGTTCAATGTGTGGCCACAAAGacaactaccgtatttacacgattgtaagtcaacttgaatgtaagtcgaccccccccccccccccccccaaatcacattgccgaaaaataaaataaaaacttcgaggttgtttaagcttagccttgaatagttgaatgcgatagcattatccagtggccgccgtttatcgccaggcgctatcggctgctgcgcgtgggcgtgcccgtgggcacattccaaaacgaaaatgtattagtcactgggcTACTCatcctcactagcactgccgtcgtgatcgctgttgcggtcccacagcacgtcgtcctaacgtcgtcgtccagcgaaaaTTCCGCACTTCAGCAAACACCCCACATCATGACATCGCGTGgaaaagctgaaaattttcctcgctgcagctgccacacctgtatcacccgttgcgaacgtccaacttgcggcccggcgcgcggctgttcgtttcttcggcgtaaaaaatggcagccatcttgaatgtagctgtgaacgagTGCTGGTTGCTTggcggacctggagcacaaatgatgactgacaaagcactacattaaaaacttttgaaacgcggccggcagtggtcaaatgcgtcagagctaaagagaaactacgcgtgaatggcgtcggctcttccgccgactaccgacactccccggcatcGCTGCCGTTCTGAGGgggggtgccgcctcgattggaacagcggcccttccatcaactatcaacgctcccttgagcgccgagcgctcATGTTGTCATTTCCTTCCATCGTCGTTgtcttgtgtgcactgtttttaGAATGAGTAAAAAGAAAGCTTgctggacgcttgagcttcccgtagaacaCGATTGCGTTATCgaccgccgccgcttatcagcaaccgcagtcagcagccacgtgtggggtgccagtttgctgctatCGATAGCCGCTATCGGCCACCGCCCACGCACGGGGAGGGTATGCCAGTTCtgcacgttgacatagcagcttctcaaggccagcaccaagagcgatgcaacgGTGCTGTGCAGCAAAAATGcgaccacgctgtagcatgcccgatatctcgtttgtctcgcgtttacttatagtgcgatgttttcattttgattgtaagtcgaccccctcacttcagattttcaaaaaaaaaaaggtcgacttacaatcgtgtaaatatggtagctATCACCAAGGTATAAATTGTATGGAGACGAAGGACCATGCATTTTACGTGGGAGTGTGTCAGTCTAACAGAAATTGATTTTAAAAAGGGTCCTACATTTGCTGCACACATGACGTGGCAATTATTCATGATTGTATAAAGGTTACGGCTACTTGCAAACAGGAAGAAAGGAGCCCTCAAAACAATAGTGGGGCAGTACTGTTACCCCAAGAGCAGTGGTGCATCTCTGTGCTCCCCATCTATAGAAATGGGGGCTGTTTTGTGCTTACTCTCTCTACTTGCATGCCTGCAGGTGGACTGGTCCAAAGTGACTGTGTATTACATGGTGGACGACATGGGTGGCGCCCTCTGCACACCTGTCCACCCCGAGATGAAGGACGCTGTGCGCAAGGTAACTAGTTGCAAACTTCCACTGTGTTCTTGCACTGCTTTGCAGCACAAACATCTTTGAAACAACACATCACAAACCTGCATGCAAACTTTGGGTGCAAATTGTGTGCCAGGACCTACCTTGTGTGTTAATAACAGCTTTCGTGCTTCGGTTGTTTAGTTTCTTTTTAACCTGTATGCGCAAATACCTCTCTCTCTTGGATTGTAGGCCAAAGAAAGGAAGTAATCATTTGAGAACGAAACACTAAGGGTAAAAGAGAGAACTGTGTAGTTCTTGCTGCATGCTAGCACTATTTGCGATGTGCATGTATTGTGAGTTCAGCTGTTAACCTCTGGCATTGTGGTCATGACCATGTCCTGCATAATGCTTAGCTGAGCAGTGGTGTCAGACTAAATGCTGTGTCAGTGTTAAACAGTAACATGAAACAGTAATGTCTAACAGCATTGTCAAACAGTATAAAGTTGCACAGAAACGTCGCGCAGGAACGTCGCGCAGGAACGTTGCGCAGGAACGTCAAACAGAAGCTAGCAGTGAAACAAAAATATGACGAATTTAAGATTTGCTGTTCTTCTTTTCTCACTTGTAATAAATTTTGCAGCGATTCCTTGGTCCTTATGACGCCTATGGTAAAGAAGTACCATATTTACTTGGCatatgtctttcttttttctggttATTCCGTCTGTGCATCTTATTCACTGATGCGACTTGCTTGCAGAAAATGATATGCCACTCTGTGCTATATTTCGGTGTTCCCAGTAACTATGCTTGAAAAGCAAATCGATATTTAAGAGAGAAAAACAAATGGCTTTATTAGAGTTTCAGCACAGCACAATCCAGTGCTGTGATCCCCTTCCGCAGGAACCCAGCTACGCCTGCAAAGTGGCAAGTGTTGCCTCCTCGGGGCCATCTGTGTGTACCCATATAGCTTCCCCCAGAAGCGGCTCACGGAAGTGAAATGCAGATCGTGATTTTGCTGAAACTGTATTTTAAAAATGTTATTCTAGATGTAGGATCACATAGTCTCGCAATAACCGGATTGAATGCGCTGGTGGCAGGAAGTGCACACCGTTGCCAGATCCAGCCCAGCCATATTCTCAAAAGTTCAGATTTCTCCACGTCCTGCATTGTTCTTGCTCAATATGACGCCATCTGCGAGACAAAGAAGCTATGATTCAGAATTCAAGTTGCGTGCCGTTGAATATGCGCTGAGGATGAGAACCGCGCACATGTTTGAAGTGAGCAAAAAAATTATCTGTGCCTGGTGCAAACCCAGATAAGTGCTCTGGTCGATGAAGGCAACAAAAAAGGCAGGCCGCAGGAAGAAGCCATATTTGTTAGAGCTCAAGGATCGTCTATGATTGGCAGGTGCCGCAAGTGTATATTTTCGTCGCACTCCGAGGAAGAGATCCTCATCATGTTTTAGTAGTGCTTACTGAATGAATAGGTGTGTCTTTACACcagcgcaacttttttttttaagggggagTGAGTTAGACTGGAAAATGCGGTATCTTTTTTCCCCAACCTGCATGAATAGTTGGAAGGAGTTTGGGAATGCAGCAAAGCTTTCAAACATTTGCTACATAGTGTGACCACTGAGGATTCTGCTGAAGTCTTGCACACTCACACTGTGGTCAAGAAAAGCTAACGTGTTCACCAGAGAGTCTAGCCTTTGGGGCAGATCTGTGCAGAGTAGTTCTGTTGCAGCTCTGAAACTGCACCCTCACTGCACAGGTGGTGCGCTACTTCCGTGAGACGCATGGGAGCCCCGTGGCTGAGCTAGCCCTGGACGAGTTCCGCTACTCGGCACAGATCTTCACTGCTCGGCTGGCCGGTGCAAGCGTGCCTTCCTTTGCTTCCGAGTTGGCACTGCTCAAGGTGAGTGCAGCTGAATCTTTCACAACCAACTCTCACGTGCACTGAATGAGATGCATTGCCGAGAACAGGGATTCTCAAACTGTGCTCCATGGAGGGCTTTGTGTGTTCCCTAAGCCCCTCATCTATATCCTATAGTCATGAATGTTTTAAAAAGTCATACTGTAGTTGTGCACAGCGGACTGTTTCACTGTACCAAGTCATTATAAATTTACTTTAGGAATTTTTGAGTGGTGGGTGTCTGCgcgctttttgtgtgtgtgtgtgcgttagGCAGGAAGGGATCGAAGCCCAAGTCACACGATGTTCCCCAGCAGCCTTTAAAAGCCATTGGGGTGTCCCTAGTGCTAAAAAGGCTGGGAACTCCTGGTGCAGAACGCATCTATCTGGCTTGCTCGATGTCTGCTGCACAGTAATGGATATCCACACTTTGCTGCCTCGCTCCAGGGGAAGGTGCCTGTATGGCGCGAGCTATTTCGCTGGCTGCTGCGACGCTCGCCACACACGCTGCCCGCCCTTGCCCTCTGCCTGCTGGAGTGGCTGTCTCCTAAGCGCGGACACCCGTCGCTTGTCCGCATGCTGGCGAGAGCAGATGTGTTGCGTGGCCGCCTCGACGCCCTGCTGGGAAGTGGCACAGCCATCTTCATCTACCCGTCGCACCCGGAGCCGGCACCCTTCCACTACCAGCCGATGCTCAAGCCATTCAACTATGCCTACACGGCCATCTTCAATGTCCTCGGCCACCCATCGTGCCAGTGCCCTGTGGGAATTTCGCGAACCACGGGCACGCCACTCGGCGTGCAAGTCGTGGCTGGGTTCTACAAGGACAACCTCTGTTTGGATGCGGCTCTCGAGATTGAGAAGGCTTACGGCGGATGGCAGCAACCTCCGAGCAAGTAATGGGGGGCACAGTGGGCAAGGGGTCTTCCAGAAGTGGACGCAACACCCGGTGCTGTCAGCTGTTACAGTTGAGTGGCAGTCTGCTGGGATGGAGGTGAAATCTGGATCCTGAAATGGCAAGAGGGAATTGCAGTGCATTTCAGAGGCAGGCGCTTTCTCTTCTGAATGCACTGATCAGCGCCGGTTCCAGGATGCAGGTTCAGACTGGTCTGCATTGACGCCTAACAAGGCAGTGTCTCCGTGATCAAATGGGAAGATGCATGTTTTGTCACTCAACTTTGTGCAGCATCTGCCACAGCCAGACCGGACTGTGATCAATGTTAAAAGCTGGTAGTACTTTAGCGGTTGCTGCCACTTGCTCAATGAACTGTGACATGCACATAGTGGTGTCTTTTAAATCTGTAAACCTGCACTTGAGCAGTCATCTGCTGGTGGAACTAGGCCTGCTACCTTGCGGTGTTGCTGTGTTTCCCTGCTGTTACACAGATCTTCTGTTCAAGAGTTTTTCAGCAGATGTGGTGCAGACGGCATGCTGGCATTGCCACTCTCATTTATTGCCTTCTAATGTAAGACATCCAACTCTGCTTTGCCTCCTCTGAATATT contains:
- the LOC144099334 gene encoding fatty-acid amide hydrolase 2-A-like — encoded protein: MKKLVLKCLFIIIRYVKVFNEFFLTSLFAFIHGKPKRLPPVTDDLLLKPATVLAEEIRTGKLKSVDLVERYMQRIREVQPVVNAVVEDRLEEALVEAEAADELVASKTFTPEQLAKDKPFLGVPLTTKDCYAVKGMLQDSGLVLRKGFRAPQDAEAMALLRAAGAIPLAVTNISELCMWWESYNNLHGRTNNPYDSRRICGGSSGGEGSLIASAGSVFGVGTDIGGSIRMPAFFNGIFGHKATRGLVSNKGQYPPARDDSLDACLVAGPMCRYARDLAPMLAVMAGPRASLVPFNTKVDWSKVTVYYMVDDMGGALCTPVHPEMKDAVRKVVRYFRETHGSPVAELALDEFRYSAQIFTARLAGASVPSFASELALLKGKVPVWRELFRWLLRRSPHTLPALALCLLEWLSPKRGHPSLVRMLARADVLRGRLDALLGSGTAIFIYPSHPEPAPFHYQPMLKPFNYAYTAIFNVLGHPSCQCPVGISRTTGTPLGVQVVAGFYKDNLCLDAALEIEKAYGGWQQPPSK